One genomic window of Mustela lutreola isolate mMusLut2 chromosome 14, mMusLut2.pri, whole genome shotgun sequence includes the following:
- the GPA33 gene encoding cell surface A33 antigen, whose product MVGKLQPVLWTLCAVWVAVRAISVETPQEIVRAARGKSVTLPCTYRTPVSKRNGFIQWDKLLRTHSESVLIWEFSRKGYIYGDRYMNRANISSGAEHSDASLTISQLTMDDNGTYECSVSLIEDLAGTSRSRVRLLVLVAPSKPDCAIEGETVIGNNIQLTCQSKEGSPAPQYSWKSYDILNKERPAPAVAGQILSLKNISTDMSGYYICTSSNEVGTEFCNITVAIRLPSMNVALYAGIAGGLAAAFIVLGIVIYCCCCRGKDEAEDTKPNRMIYQKPPEQVRELQTEREEENDYGQEDRKSTGRGSPGHAGR is encoded by the exons TCTGGGTGGCTGTCCGTGCCATCTCTGTGGAAACGCCCCAGGAGATTGTTCGGGCTGCCCGGGGAAAGAGCGTTACCCTTCCATGCACCTACCGCACTCCTGTCTCCAAACGAAATGGATTTATCCAATGGGACAAACTTCTAAGGACTCACTCG gaAAGTGTGCTCATCTGGGAATTTTCGAGGAAAGGCTACATCTACGGTGACCGCTATATGAACCGCGCCAACATCTCCAGCGGAGCCGAACACTCGGACGCCTCCCTCACCATCAGCCAGCTTACCATGGATGACAACGGCACGTACGAGTGCTCTGTCTCCCTGATCGAAGACCTGGCGGGAACCTCTAGGTCACGTGTCAGGCTCTTGGTCCTGG TGGCCCCCTCCAAACCAGACTGCGCCATCGAGGGAGAGACCGTGATTGGGAACAACATCCAGCTGACCTGCCAATCAAAGGAAGGCTCTCCGGCCCCTCAGTACAGCTGGAAGAGCTATGATATCCTCAACAAGGAGCGGCCAGCCCCAGCAG TCGCAGGCCAGATCTTGTCTCTGAAGAACATCTCCACGGACATGTCGGGTTATTACATCTGCACCTCCAGCAATGAGGTGGGGACCGAGTTCTGTAACATCACCGTGGCCATCAGACTTC CTTCCATGAACGTGGCCTTGTATGCGGGCATCGCGGGGGGCCTGGCTGCAGCCTTCATCGTCCTGGGCATTGTCAtctactgctgctgctgccgggGGAAGGACGAGGCTGAGGACACAAAGCC GAATCGGATGATCTACCAGAAGCCTCCAGAGCAGGTGAGGGAGCTTCAGACAGAGCGGGAGGAGGAGAACGACTACGGGCAGGAAGACCGCAAGAGCACGGGGCGGGGGTCCCCTGGCCACGCCGGCCGGTGA